In Pseudomonas leptonychotis, the genomic stretch CCTCTCGCGAGCAGATCACGAACTTGACCTGATCGTTAGGCGTCAGCAGCTCGATATTCTCGTAGCGGTTACGCGCCACTTCGGCCGATCCGGGTGTTTTCAGGTCGAGCACCTTACTCACCCGCGGATCAACAGCCGACACATCCAACGCACCACTGGTTTCCAGCGACACCTCATAGCCGGCATCACACAGACGCTTGAGCAAAGGAATGCAATTGGGTTGCGCCAACGGCTCGCCACCGGTCACACAGATATAGCGAGGCTTATAGCTCGCCACCTGCAGGACAATGGCATCCAGCGACATGATTTCACCGCCGCTAAAGGCATAGGCGGTGTCGCAGTATTGGCAACGCAAAGGACAGCCGGTCAGGCGAACGAACACAGTCGGCAAGCCGGCGGTGCGCGTCTCGCCCTGCAGCGAGTAGAAAATCTCGGTAATTCGCAGGGTTTCTTGCATATCAGCCACGGGCGTGACAGCTAAACAGGCTGTCCGCCTCCGTTGCGGGAAAAGGGCCGCGGATTGTATACGAAAAAACTGCCAGGAGCAGTTTTTAACGTTGCGTAGCGACGGCCCGCAGGGTGGCCGCCAGGGATGGCTGGCCATAAAAGACTTGTCGCACAGCAGCCACAGAATGGAGCCAGAAAAGCAGCAACAAAAAACCCGTGCAAGGCACGGGTTTCTCTATTGCACGCTCAGCCTCTACGGCAAACGCTGCAAATCACGTTGCGCCAACTGAGCCGCCGAGCTGCCTGGATACTGAGCAATCACCTGCCGCAGAATACCCTTGGCCTTGTCGCTGTTACCCAGACGCTGTTCGACATCGGCAAGCTTGAACAGCGAATCGGGCACCTTGGTGTGGCTTGGGTAGGTTTGACTGACCCGAGCAAACGCCTGGCCCGCACCTTGTAAATCGCCTTGCGCCAAATTCACTTCTCCCAGCCAGTACTGAGCATTACCTGCGTACTGGCTATCAGGGTACTTGCGCAAAAATGCGGCGAACGCCTGATTGGCCTTATCAAAGTCTTTGACCTTGATCAGATCAAAGGCCGCTTCATAAAACAGCTTTTCCTTTGCCGGATCGGCCGGCTCGTTACTG encodes the following:
- the queE gene encoding 7-carboxy-7-deazaguanine synthase QueE; translated protein: MQETLRITEIFYSLQGETRTAGLPTVFVRLTGCPLRCQYCDTAYAFSGGEIMSLDAIVLQVASYKPRYICVTGGEPLAQPNCIPLLKRLCDAGYEVSLETSGALDVSAVDPRVSKVLDLKTPGSAEVARNRYENIELLTPNDQVKFVICSREDYDWAVSKLIQYRLDARVSEVLMSPSHHELDARSLAEWIIADNLPVRLQMQLHKILWNDEPGH